A single Haloarcula rubripromontorii DNA region contains:
- a CDS encoding 5-methylcytosine restriction system specificity protein McrC, whose product MSAVDEVYQYDQDTFNVPERGEIRIEGCPASITDQLRRASFTRESPGVYTKSQATLDDDKEYQVVTVTVDGEEDAVLHVEATDIIGVVSLTPSSKIQVDPKIEWEHIFDMLLAVYDQNRSIEYHGIPLQDFLSDDIHLDDVFVVLAINYLDGLETIQRNGYIRDLIIRRLDSHDGRGEIDVEQTLMNHARGNLEPHWIRNETEYDNAANSLLHYAGKTLIRLFRENAAENDHPAYDRIFSEVHREVERLESMGVGSGLDRMDTYRQLSLHDLPTQRQYYRKAFDVAKAIMSSSLGQQLRDGPRELVVDYVLNMESLFEQYSQVVIERELSDIKSYDHLDELDDVTPVRSPSVNPFEGEGKVSHQPDHALQEGEETLAVLDSKYYAEGHDPVKDSSSRSRLFSYAYLLHADRLAFLCPLLEPKRRRVVQTGAELQILSPDEFSLEAYDSVVHQYLHEVLVEDVPELDAFRAVAEYELCLDGVDESDLHRAKQMSGPFTFKDAKDFSLRVIKAAADEHSYDVRNRYDLEQEGGWTREQIELKCADRYEHATTCVPVFCREDGEEWIDLYFLVNGSGEVEKEGPFKLL is encoded by the coding sequence ATGAGTGCCGTCGACGAGGTGTATCAGTACGATCAGGATACGTTCAACGTCCCTGAGCGAGGCGAAATTCGGATAGAGGGATGTCCGGCATCCATCACTGACCAGCTTCGTCGTGCGTCGTTCACGCGGGAGAGTCCAGGCGTCTACACGAAGAGCCAAGCCACACTCGATGACGACAAAGAGTATCAGGTTGTCACGGTCACTGTCGACGGCGAAGAAGATGCGGTCCTCCATGTCGAAGCGACTGACATCATTGGCGTGGTGAGCCTGACGCCGTCGTCGAAGATCCAAGTCGATCCCAAGATCGAATGGGAGCATATCTTCGATATGCTACTGGCGGTGTACGATCAGAATCGATCTATCGAATATCACGGCATCCCGCTGCAGGACTTCCTCTCGGACGACATCCACCTTGACGACGTGTTCGTTGTGCTGGCGATCAACTACCTCGACGGGTTGGAGACAATACAGCGTAACGGCTACATTCGGGACCTTATCATCCGGCGGCTCGACAGCCACGACGGTCGCGGGGAAATCGATGTCGAGCAGACGCTGATGAACCACGCACGGGGGAATCTGGAGCCACACTGGATACGCAACGAAACGGAGTACGACAACGCCGCGAACTCCCTGCTGCACTACGCTGGGAAGACCCTCATACGGCTCTTCCGAGAAAATGCCGCCGAGAACGACCACCCGGCGTATGATCGAATCTTCTCCGAGGTCCACCGGGAAGTGGAGCGCCTAGAGAGCATGGGCGTCGGCAGCGGGCTGGACCGGATGGACACATATCGTCAACTCTCCCTACACGACCTGCCCACCCAGCGTCAGTACTACCGAAAGGCGTTCGATGTCGCCAAGGCCATCATGTCGTCGTCGCTCGGCCAGCAGCTCCGCGACGGGCCGCGAGAGCTCGTCGTCGACTACGTGCTCAACATGGAATCGCTGTTCGAGCAGTACTCGCAGGTGGTCATCGAGCGTGAACTATCGGATATCAAGTCTTACGACCACCTCGATGAACTCGACGACGTGACGCCGGTCAGATCGCCATCAGTCAATCCCTTTGAGGGCGAGGGGAAAGTGTCTCACCAGCCAGACCACGCACTGCAGGAAGGCGAGGAGACGCTTGCTGTGCTTGACTCGAAGTACTATGCGGAAGGACATGACCCGGTGAAGGACTCTTCGTCGCGGTCGCGGCTGTTCAGCTATGCGTACCTCCTCCATGCTGACCGACTAGCGTTCCTGTGTCCGCTTCTGGAACCGAAGCGTCGTCGCGTCGTACAAACCGGTGCGGAACTGCAGATACTCTCACCCGATGAGTTCTCGTTGGAAGCGTACGACAGTGTTGTCCACCAATATCTACACGAGGTTCTCGTTGAGGACGTTCCCGAACTCGATGCATTCCGAGCTGTCGCAGAGTACGAACTGTGCCTTGACGGCGTCGACGAATCAGATCTACACCGAGCGAAGCAGATGAGCGGGCCGTTCACGTTCAAGGACGCCAAGGACTTCTCGCTCCGTGTGATCAAGGCTGCCGCCGACGAACACTCCTACGACGTTCGGAATCGGTATGACTTGGAGCAGGAGGGTGGCTGGACGCGAGAGCAAATCGAGCTGAAGTGCGCCGACCGGTATGAGCACGCGACGACCTGTGTGCCCGTGTTCTGTCGGGAAGACGGAGAAGAGTGGATCGACCTTTATTTCTTAGTGAATGGTTCGGGTGAAGTCGAGAAGGAAGGGCCATTCAAGTTGTTATAA
- a CDS encoding DUF1156 domain-containing protein — translation MSQEPHQTSDRRELPIERGFPIERVNEIADKESRAKQWYRPVYTMHKWWARRLGCVFRAISLYSLLDDPKKAQIYESNQENESLSEFTNSELDIQNLINQVDLEDPESLWKLFPKDVRIKDKKVLDPFMGGGTSLVEASRFGADVVGNDLNPVAWFVSKKELDAGVTDIEVLKQAFDKLEDSVADEIQEYYKTECPNDDHLADVMYYFWVKELDCVSCGDTVSLFNDYRVGKGRYEHDDKYHVLCPKCESVILVDDWREECTCDAVVGKTGKKCGHEFVPEEGTSGGGDYTCNSCGQKYGILDAIQEQGGFNSRLYGLEYHCPTCDQNNLNKGQIKSYKQVEDFDIRLLEEARNEWSEKEGLQEYVPTEEIPLGIKTDSSKFEGNITGGHNVLRQGFSDWTDMFNERQLLSLSKLFREIDSYENQNVKEFLLLTASNILRTNNMMVGYDYSRNGIVNLYKSNSFDPPQKPCEGNVWGAEYGRGTFESIRDMVIRGVEYARNPTERYIKDGDTHETAPMEYSVGQSASVRCGDMRTLDQENEFDAVITDPPYYDNVIYSELSDFFYVWQKIVLHEDYEHFEPERTPRTESIVANPAVQKGAQEFEDEIRQAFNKIHTSLKSNGVLTFTYHHSDSESWGELLSALCDVGFEVTATYPISADENKFFEGEAVSFDIIVVARPATDRESVSWNSLRRDIYRTARRTRKQLEENRDLSRGDIGVMEMGACFREYSKHHGKVQRDGDIMSAKEVVQEIYGIIQEASDIGVEDVFIDLLDTANVSYDDVNKLSRGTNANPEDLKEMRLYNQDDGFELGTWDNEKRQAYIQERVNGDSDDHLSNLDKLQFLRYRYEKGQAVQNYVEKWDVDDDMRELAGRLADVTGDDTYTRVLGDRDITSY, via the coding sequence ATGTCACAGGAACCACACCAAACGAGCGATCGGAGAGAACTACCCATTGAACGAGGATTCCCTATTGAGCGGGTGAACGAGATTGCCGACAAAGAGAGTCGGGCCAAACAGTGGTATCGACCCGTTTATACGATGCACAAGTGGTGGGCCCGCCGTTTGGGGTGTGTGTTCAGGGCAATTTCTCTATATTCACTATTGGACGATCCAAAAAAGGCACAAATATATGAATCCAATCAAGAAAATGAAAGCCTGAGTGAATTTACGAATAGTGAACTTGATATTCAAAATCTTATAAATCAAGTAGATTTAGAAGATCCAGAAAGTCTCTGGAAACTCTTTCCCAAAGATGTGAGGATTAAAGACAAGAAAGTGTTAGATCCTTTTATGGGGGGAGGGACTTCTTTAGTGGAGGCATCTAGGTTTGGAGCTGACGTGGTTGGCAACGATCTAAATCCCGTCGCGTGGTTTGTTAGTAAAAAAGAACTTGACGCCGGGGTGACGGATATTGAAGTCTTGAAACAGGCATTCGATAAATTAGAAGACTCAGTTGCTGACGAGATTCAGGAGTACTACAAAACAGAATGTCCAAACGACGACCATCTTGCAGATGTAATGTATTATTTTTGGGTCAAGGAATTGGATTGTGTGTCTTGTGGAGATACTGTCTCGCTTTTCAACGACTACAGGGTTGGCAAGGGTCGGTATGAACATGATGATAAATATCATGTGCTCTGCCCAAAATGTGAGTCAGTCATTTTAGTTGACGATTGGCGGGAAGAATGTACTTGTGATGCGGTGGTGGGAAAGACTGGAAAAAAATGTGGGCATGAATTTGTTCCGGAAGAAGGAACTTCAGGTGGTGGAGACTACACGTGTAATTCTTGTGGTCAAAAATACGGAATCCTTGATGCAATTCAAGAACAAGGAGGATTCAATTCTCGACTTTATGGGCTTGAATATCATTGCCCAACGTGCGATCAGAATAATCTCAACAAGGGTCAAATAAAGTCATACAAACAAGTGGAGGACTTCGATATCCGCTTGTTGGAAGAAGCTCGTAACGAATGGAGTGAGAAAGAAGGCCTTCAAGAATATGTTCCAACAGAAGAAATTCCACTTGGAATAAAAACTGACAGTTCAAAATTCGAGGGTAACATCACTGGAGGTCATAATGTTCTCAGACAAGGATTTTCTGACTGGACCGATATGTTTAATGAGCGTCAGTTACTTTCGCTGTCAAAGCTATTTAGAGAGATTGATTCATATGAAAACCAAAATGTCAAAGAGTTTTTATTATTGACAGCAAGTAATATTCTTCGGACAAACAATATGATGGTAGGATACGACTATTCTCGGAATGGAATAGTAAATCTCTATAAATCCAACTCATTTGATCCCCCTCAGAAACCTTGTGAGGGTAACGTATGGGGCGCAGAATACGGTCGAGGAACGTTTGAGTCAATCAGAGATATGGTAATAAGAGGTGTTGAGTACGCTCGTAACCCAACTGAGCGCTATATTAAAGATGGTGATACTCACGAAACCGCTCCAATGGAATATTCTGTGGGTCAATCTGCTTCCGTTCGATGCGGGGATATGCGAACCTTAGATCAGGAAAATGAGTTTGACGCTGTGATTACGGATCCACCATACTACGATAACGTCATATATTCAGAACTGTCCGACTTCTTTTATGTTTGGCAGAAGATTGTGCTTCATGAGGATTACGAGCACTTTGAGCCAGAAAGAACGCCCCGGACGGAGAGTATTGTAGCTAATCCTGCAGTCCAGAAGGGCGCACAAGAGTTCGAAGATGAAATTAGGCAAGCGTTCAATAAAATCCATACATCTCTGAAATCAAATGGTGTTCTCACATTCACTTACCACCACAGTGATTCAGAGTCATGGGGTGAATTGCTTTCTGCCCTCTGTGATGTAGGGTTCGAAGTAACGGCAACATATCCCATCTCTGCCGACGAAAACAAATTCTTTGAGGGCGAGGCAGTGTCCTTCGATATTATTGTAGTTGCCCGACCTGCAACTGATCGAGAATCAGTATCTTGGAATTCTCTTCGCCGAGACATCTACCGCACGGCCCGCCGGACCCGAAAGCAACTGGAAGAGAACCGCGACCTCTCGCGTGGCGATATCGGTGTGATGGAGATGGGCGCGTGTTTCCGCGAGTACTCCAAACACCACGGGAAGGTCCAGCGTGACGGCGACATCATGTCCGCCAAGGAAGTCGTCCAGGAGATATACGGCATCATCCAGGAGGCCAGCGACATCGGCGTCGAGGACGTGTTCATCGACCTGCTGGACACGGCCAACGTCTCCTACGACGACGTGAACAAGCTCTCCCGTGGGACCAATGCCAACCCGGAGGACCTCAAGGAGATGCGCCTGTACAACCAGGACGACGGCTTCGAACTTGGGACGTGGGACAACGAAAAACGTCAGGCGTACATCCAAGAGCGCGTCAACGGCGACAGCGACGACCACCTCTCGAACCTCGATAAACTCCAGTTCCTCCGCTACCGCTACGAGAAGGGCCAGGCCGTCCAGAACTACGTCGAGAAGTGGGATGTTGACGACGATATGCGCGAACTCGCCGGCCGACTCGCCGACGTGACCGGCGACGACACTTACACGCGGGTGCTTGGCGACCGAGATATCACGAGTTACTGA